The following are from one region of the Stigmatella ashevillena genome:
- a CDS encoding glutathione peroxidase encodes MTSSLYDIPLTSIAGKPGSLSDYRGKVLLVVNVASKCGLTPQYTGLEALYRDKHGAGLEVLGFPANDFEEQEPGSDAEIHQFCSLNYGVSFPLFSKISVTGSTTHPLYQALIGAQPVATGEGPMRERLRGYGIEVNPSPGVAWNFEKFLVGRDGCVVGRFAPDVTVEDPRLRQAINAALAA; translated from the coding sequence ATGACTTCATCCCTCTACGACATTCCCCTGACCTCCATTGCGGGCAAGCCCGGCTCGCTGAGCGACTACCGCGGCAAGGTCCTGCTGGTGGTCAATGTGGCCTCCAAGTGTGGCCTGACGCCGCAGTACACAGGGCTGGAGGCGCTGTACCGCGATAAGCACGGCGCGGGGCTGGAGGTGCTGGGTTTCCCGGCCAATGACTTCGAGGAGCAGGAGCCGGGCTCGGATGCGGAGATCCACCAATTCTGCAGCCTGAACTACGGCGTGAGCTTCCCGCTGTTTTCCAAGATCAGCGTGACTGGGAGCACCACCCATCCGCTGTATCAGGCGCTGATCGGCGCCCAGCCAGTGGCCACTGGCGAAGGCCCGATGCGTGAGCGGCTGCGAGGCTACGGCATTGAGGTCAACCCTTCGCCCGGGGTCGCGTGGAATTTCGAGAAGTTTCTCGTGGGCCGCGACGGCTGTGTGGTGGGCCGTTTTGCTCCGGACGTGACCGTCGAGGACCCGCGCCTGCGTCAGGCCATCAACGCCGCGCTGGCCGCCTGA
- the preA gene encoding NAD-dependent dihydropyrimidine dehydrogenase subunit PreA, whose product MADLSIDFCGIRSPNPFWLASAPPTNTGDQVMRAFDAGWGGAVWKTLGNPIVNVTSRFGGIDYGNTRLMGLNNVELITDRPLEVNFREMREVKKRFPKHTLVASLMVETKEEWREIIQRSEDAGADLLELNFGCPHGMCERGMGSAVGAEPKVLEEIARWAVAFARVPVIVKLTPNVGDILEPGEAAVRAGVPALSLINTVKSIMGVDLDRMVPLPRVGDASTNGGYCGPAVKPIALHLLSQLARHPQCGKLAISGIGGISNWRDAAEFIALGATSVQVCTAVMHHGFRIVEDMLEGLSDFLDEKGMSSVAELRGRAVPAYREWGELDLSYKLVADINPDTCIGCQLCYVACMDGSHQCIHLPGRTEEQSRQAGHTHLPQHVPERAVTAAAGTPGARVPFVDEEECVGCNLCQLVCPVPGCITMEEVSTGRPPESWNDRIAQGKSYVPGGLEATEAARRRNR is encoded by the coding sequence ATGGCTGACCTGTCGATCGATTTCTGCGGGATCCGCAGCCCGAATCCGTTCTGGCTGGCCTCGGCGCCGCCCACCAACACCGGTGATCAGGTGATGCGGGCCTTCGATGCCGGCTGGGGCGGTGCCGTGTGGAAGACCCTGGGCAACCCCATCGTCAACGTGACGAGCCGCTTCGGTGGCATCGACTACGGCAACACCCGGCTGATGGGGCTCAACAACGTCGAGCTCATCACCGACCGTCCCCTGGAGGTGAACTTCCGGGAGATGCGCGAGGTGAAGAAGCGCTTTCCGAAGCACACCCTCGTCGCCTCGCTCATGGTGGAGACGAAGGAGGAGTGGCGGGAGATCATCCAGCGCTCCGAGGACGCCGGCGCGGACCTGCTGGAGCTCAACTTCGGCTGTCCGCACGGCATGTGTGAGCGGGGCATGGGCTCGGCCGTGGGTGCGGAGCCCAAGGTGCTGGAGGAGATTGCCCGGTGGGCCGTGGCGTTCGCCCGAGTGCCCGTCATCGTCAAGCTGACGCCCAACGTGGGCGACATCCTCGAGCCCGGCGAAGCCGCGGTCCGGGCCGGCGTGCCGGCGCTCTCCCTCATCAACACCGTCAAATCCATCATGGGGGTGGACCTGGACCGGATGGTGCCGCTGCCCCGCGTGGGGGATGCCTCCACCAACGGTGGCTATTGCGGCCCCGCGGTGAAGCCCATCGCCCTGCACCTGCTGTCCCAGCTCGCCCGCCATCCGCAGTGCGGCAAGCTGGCCATCTCGGGCATCGGAGGCATCTCGAACTGGCGCGACGCGGCCGAGTTCATCGCCCTGGGGGCCACCTCCGTGCAGGTGTGCACCGCCGTCATGCACCATGGATTCCGCATCGTGGAGGACATGTTGGAGGGGCTGTCGGACTTCCTGGACGAGAAGGGGATGTCCTCCGTCGCCGAGCTGCGCGGCCGCGCCGTGCCCGCCTACCGCGAATGGGGCGAGTTGGATCTGTCGTACAAGCTGGTGGCGGACATCAACCCGGACACCTGCATCGGCTGCCAGCTCTGCTACGTGGCCTGCATGGATGGCTCGCATCAGTGCATCCACCTGCCCGGGCGGACAGAGGAGCAGTCCCGTCAGGCCGGGCACACGCACCTGCCCCAGCATGTGCCCGAGCGCGCGGTGACGGCGGCCGCCGGGACGCCCGGAGCGCGCGTGCCCTTCGTGGATGAGGAGGAGTGTGTCGGGTGCAACCTGTGCCAGCTCGTGTGTCCGGTCCCGGGCTGCATCACCATGGAAGAGGTCTCCACGGGCCGCCCCCCGGAGAGCTGGAACGACCGCATCGCTCAGGGGAAGTCGTATGTCCCCGGTGGGCTGGAAGCCACGGAAGCCGCACGCAGGAGGAACCGCTAG
- a CDS encoding FAD-dependent oxidoreductase — protein sequence MREGDAKRWALPPNRAEEGFEDKKPLYTPAEALAEANRCLYCSGAPCIQACPTGIDVPTFIRKIGTGNLKGAARTILSANLLGQSCAQVCPVEVLCAGSCVYTGWGREPIAIGRLQRYAVENTLASHPAIFQAKPPTGKRIALVGSGPASIAAAGLLALEGHTCLIYERKALPGGLNTLGIAPYKLKGQEALRELEWVLSLGRIEVRTGIEVVETATGPGQVSTTELLASHDAVFLGLGLGADARLGIPGEQGEGVQGATHLIERLKTEPGLTLEGVRRALVIGGGNTALDIAHELALLGVEVAMVYRRSEQEMGGYVHELDAARLDGVRLLENRQPVEILREDGRVVAMRLAFLAEGKPLPGAGETLPTDLVAVAIGQERATQVARAFAGVVLDERGRVKVDPLTHRTGNPKVWSGGDCVNGGKEVVNAVAEAKLAVRDIQRYLAGE from the coding sequence ATGAGGGAAGGGGACGCGAAGAGGTGGGCGCTTCCGCCGAACCGAGCGGAGGAGGGCTTCGAGGACAAGAAGCCCCTGTACACCCCCGCCGAGGCCCTGGCCGAGGCCAACCGCTGCTTGTACTGCTCCGGTGCCCCCTGCATCCAGGCTTGCCCCACCGGCATCGACGTCCCCACCTTCATCCGGAAGATTGGCACCGGGAACCTGAAGGGCGCCGCGCGCACCATCCTCTCCGCCAACCTCCTGGGCCAGAGCTGTGCCCAGGTCTGCCCGGTGGAGGTGCTGTGCGCGGGCTCCTGCGTCTACACCGGATGGGGCCGCGAGCCCATCGCCATTGGCCGACTCCAGCGCTACGCGGTGGAGAACACGCTGGCCAGCCACCCGGCGATCTTCCAGGCCAAGCCGCCCACCGGCAAGCGCATCGCCCTGGTGGGCTCGGGGCCCGCGTCCATTGCCGCCGCAGGGCTCCTCGCCTTGGAAGGGCACACGTGTCTGATCTATGAGCGCAAGGCGCTGCCCGGGGGGCTCAACACCCTGGGGATCGCCCCCTACAAGCTCAAGGGCCAAGAGGCCCTCCGGGAGCTGGAGTGGGTGCTCTCGCTCGGACGCATCGAGGTGCGCACGGGCATCGAAGTGGTGGAGACGGCCACGGGCCCCGGCCAGGTGTCCACCACCGAGTTGCTGGCCTCCCATGACGCCGTGTTCCTGGGGCTGGGGCTGGGCGCGGACGCACGGCTGGGCATCCCCGGTGAGCAGGGCGAGGGGGTGCAGGGAGCCACCCACCTCATCGAGCGGCTCAAGACGGAGCCTGGGCTGACGCTGGAGGGGGTCCGCCGGGCCCTCGTCATCGGCGGAGGCAACACCGCGCTCGACATCGCCCACGAGTTGGCGCTGCTGGGCGTGGAGGTGGCCATGGTGTACCGCCGCTCCGAGCAGGAGATGGGCGGCTATGTCCATGAGCTGGACGCCGCGCGCCTGGACGGGGTGCGGCTCCTGGAGAACCGGCAGCCGGTGGAGATCCTCCGCGAGGACGGCCGGGTGGTGGCCATGCGGCTGGCGTTCCTGGCCGAGGGCAAGCCCCTGCCGGGCGCCGGTGAGACGCTGCCCACGGACCTCGTGGCGGTGGCCATTGGCCAAGAGCGCGCCACGCAGGTGGCCCGGGCCTTCGCGGGCGTTGTGCTGGATGAGCGGGGCCGGGTGAAGGTGGATCCGCTCACCCACCGCACCGGCAACCCGAAGGTCTGGAGCGGCGGTGATTGCGTCAATGGCGGCAAGGAAGTCGTCAATGCCGTGGCGGAGGCGAAGCTCGCCGTCCGGGACATCCAGCGGTACCTCGCAGGAGAGTGA
- a CDS encoding metallophosphoesterase → MSQLSPGVEHEQQDGIPLSQVPVGLIIRGLMAMLFAVGVVAGLHGYLGLRLVWEPGWGQPWTALGLGALGLLFASIPLGFMASRWRPTWLNRALYWTSMLWLGAFGLLLSATVVADLLGGVWRLVGEVPDALAFARTKALGVLAVVVPALGFAFRTARGRARVERIQIPMAHLGPGLHGARVVQISDVHIGPTLDRHFLQRVVDQVNALKPDLIAVTGDLVDGSVRALREEMTPLSGLKAPLGVYYVTGNHEYYHGGAAWSAEVARLGLTVLRNEHRVVERAGARLTVAGVTDVEGGRVDPSHMCRPDLALAGAPERVPRLLLAHQPRAAFLARGLGVDLQLSGHTHGGQLFPFMFLVKLQQPVIRGLAMIAGVRVYTHRGTGYWGPPLRLGPAPEIAEVTLVAQ, encoded by the coding sequence ATGTCGCAGCTCTCCCCAGGCGTTGAACACGAGCAGCAGGATGGCATTCCGTTGAGCCAGGTTCCCGTCGGGCTCATCATCCGAGGGCTGATGGCGATGCTCTTCGCGGTAGGCGTGGTGGCCGGACTGCACGGCTACCTGGGGCTGCGCTTGGTGTGGGAGCCGGGGTGGGGGCAGCCGTGGACGGCGCTGGGGCTCGGCGCGCTGGGGCTGCTCTTCGCCTCCATTCCCCTGGGCTTCATGGCTTCGCGCTGGCGGCCCACGTGGCTCAACCGGGCGCTCTACTGGACGTCCATGCTGTGGTTGGGCGCGTTCGGATTGCTGCTCTCGGCCACGGTGGTGGCGGACCTGCTCGGCGGGGTGTGGCGGCTCGTGGGCGAGGTGCCCGATGCCCTCGCGTTCGCGCGCACCAAGGCACTCGGCGTCCTGGCGGTGGTGGTGCCGGCGCTGGGCTTCGCGTTCCGCACGGCGCGGGGGCGGGCGCGGGTGGAGCGAATCCAGATTCCCATGGCGCACCTGGGCCCGGGCCTTCACGGTGCACGGGTGGTGCAGATCTCCGACGTCCACATCGGCCCCACGCTGGACCGGCACTTCCTCCAGCGCGTGGTGGACCAGGTGAACGCCTTGAAGCCGGACCTCATCGCGGTGACGGGAGATCTGGTGGATGGAAGTGTGCGCGCCCTGCGGGAGGAGATGACACCCCTGTCCGGGCTGAAGGCTCCCCTGGGGGTCTATTACGTCACGGGCAACCACGAGTACTACCACGGGGGCGCTGCCTGGTCCGCCGAGGTGGCGCGGCTGGGGCTCACCGTGTTGCGCAATGAGCATCGCGTCGTCGAGCGCGCGGGGGCCCGCCTCACCGTGGCGGGGGTGACGGACGTGGAGGGAGGACGGGTGGATCCCTCGCACATGTGCCGGCCGGACCTGGCGCTGGCGGGTGCGCCCGAGCGGGTGCCGCGGCTGCTCCTGGCGCACCAGCCGCGCGCGGCGTTCCTGGCACGCGGGTTGGGGGTGGACCTGCAACTGTCTGGGCACACACACGGAGGACAGTTGTTTCCCTTCATGTTCCTCGTGAAGCTCCAGCAGCCCGTCATCCGGGGGTTGGCGATGATTGCCGGCGTGCGCGTGTACACCCATCGGGGAACGGGGTACTGGGGGCCGCCGCTGCGCCTGGGGCCCGCGCCCGAAATCGCCGAAGTGACGCTCGTGGCGCAGTGA
- a CDS encoding type IV pilus twitching motility protein PilT, whose amino-acid sequence MAKLDAIIEKLFKDAGQELLFETGNGVNMRTAFGLLPVLKQNLTSQQILGALAELVPPEQRGGFPAEGPNTFTYQSPGGAVQVKLEHLQGHVKASVTPVTPGYSAEGELELASPAEMMQLAAEGFTPSFATPIPIEMPAPTPVPVPQAARPVATSVPVPAAVPAPPAPVPQNVRPGMTPVPLPAAALAGAPPRPAPAPQAARPMTAIPLPQAPGAVPSPPAPVTAPVPPAPVAVPSPPAPVASEPPQVQVSRETPEQKREMLGLLELMLSRRASDLHLASETVPHLRVDGDMVPVSEYAVLSSQHLKALLFSIAPEKNKKQWEEAHDTDFAYETEAARFRVNVFEDRKGIGAVLRQIPNTIRTAEEMGLSKHILDLCFLSKGLVLVTGPTGSGKSTTLAAMIDYVNRHREDHIITIEDPIEFVHKNKSCLVNQREVGVHTNSFKNALRAALREDPDVVLVGEMRDLETIAIAIETAETGHLVFGTLHTNTAASTVDRIIDQFPSDRQAQIRMMLSESLKGVITQTLCKRIGGGRVPAQEVLLCSGSVANLIREGKTFQIPSVMQTSRGQGMTMLNDALLELVKKKVVEPNEALSKSVARSEMRAMLERAGFKVEAPAEASGAPTK is encoded by the coding sequence ATGGCCAAGCTCGACGCCATCATCGAAAAGCTTTTCAAGGACGCAGGTCAGGAGCTGCTCTTCGAGACGGGCAACGGGGTGAACATGCGCACGGCGTTCGGCCTGCTGCCCGTGTTGAAGCAGAACCTCACCTCGCAGCAAATCCTCGGGGCGCTGGCCGAACTGGTTCCCCCCGAGCAGCGAGGGGGCTTTCCGGCCGAGGGGCCCAACACCTTCACCTACCAGTCGCCGGGAGGCGCGGTGCAGGTGAAGCTGGAGCACCTCCAGGGCCACGTGAAGGCGTCGGTGACGCCAGTGACGCCGGGCTACTCGGCCGAGGGCGAGCTGGAACTGGCCTCGCCCGCCGAGATGATGCAGTTGGCCGCCGAGGGCTTCACCCCCTCGTTCGCCACCCCCATTCCCATTGAGATGCCGGCGCCCACGCCCGTTCCGGTTCCGCAGGCCGCTCGGCCCGTGGCGACGTCGGTGCCGGTGCCCGCCGCGGTGCCCGCTCCGCCCGCCCCGGTGCCGCAGAACGTGCGGCCTGGGATGACGCCGGTGCCGCTGCCGGCGGCCGCCTTGGCGGGTGCGCCGCCCAGGCCCGCCCCCGCGCCTCAAGCCGCCCGGCCCATGACGGCGATTCCCCTGCCTCAGGCGCCCGGGGCGGTCCCCAGCCCGCCGGCTCCGGTAACGGCCCCGGTGCCTCCTGCCCCGGTGGCGGTTCCCAGCCCGCCGGCCCCAGTGGCGTCCGAGCCCCCTCAGGTCCAGGTCTCCAGAGAGACGCCCGAGCAGAAGCGCGAGATGTTGGGACTGCTGGAGCTGATGCTGTCCCGCCGCGCCTCGGACCTGCATTTGGCCAGTGAGACGGTGCCGCACCTGCGTGTCGACGGGGACATGGTGCCGGTGTCGGAGTACGCCGTCCTCTCCTCCCAGCACCTCAAGGCGCTGCTCTTCAGCATCGCGCCAGAGAAGAACAAGAAGCAGTGGGAAGAGGCCCACGACACGGACTTCGCCTACGAGACGGAGGCGGCGCGCTTCCGGGTGAACGTCTTCGAGGACCGCAAGGGCATCGGCGCGGTGCTGCGGCAGATTCCCAACACCATCCGCACGGCGGAGGAGATGGGGCTGTCCAAGCACATCCTGGACCTGTGCTTCCTGAGCAAGGGGTTGGTGCTCGTCACGGGGCCGACGGGCTCGGGAAAGTCCACCACGCTGGCGGCGATGATCGACTACGTCAATCGCCACCGCGAGGACCACATCATCACCATCGAAGATCCCATCGAGTTCGTTCACAAGAACAAGAGCTGTCTGGTGAACCAGCGCGAGGTGGGCGTCCACACGAACTCCTTCAAGAACGCGCTGAGGGCGGCGCTGCGCGAGGATCCGGACGTGGTGCTGGTGGGCGAGATGCGGGACCTGGAGACGATCGCCATCGCCATCGAGACGGCGGAGACGGGACACCTGGTCTTCGGGACGCTGCACACCAACACGGCGGCCTCGACGGTGGACCGCATCATCGACCAGTTCCCCTCGGACCGTCAGGCGCAGATCCGCATGATGCTCTCCGAGTCCCTCAAGGGCGTGATTACGCAGACGCTGTGCAAGCGCATCGGGGGGGGCCGGGTGCCGGCGCAGGAAGTGCTGCTGTGCTCCGGCTCGGTGGCCAACCTCATCCGGGAGGGCAAGACGTTCCAGATTCCCTCGGTGATGCAGACCTCGCGCGGGCAGGGCATGACGATGCTCAACGACGCGCTGCTGGAGCTGGTGAAGAAGAAGGTGGTGGAGCCGAACGAGGCGCTGAGCAAGTCGGTGGCCCGCAGCGAGATGCGGGCCATGCTGGAGCGCGCGGGCTTCAAGGTGGAAGCGCCGGCGGAGGCTTCGGGAGCCCCCACGAAGTAA
- a CDS encoding thrombospondin type 3 repeat-containing protein, giving the protein MRQQLKQRVLWQGVMMAAASWGLLTGCGGTSLEHESGLPEETASQQASLALPYCSTVCTPTVSCDTVCDLGPQEPSTCGDIGRCATGDVDGDGILFSQDNCPRAYNPLQEDCDGDGRGDACENDPGVWVYKAPTLMLCHFDPDMSISGIDVEIYTADVYQDISCLHLPDRYAKREVSSVHCGFHSEGTCNNRVQERVQELMTQGYYPITSSDQDVCPQPRL; this is encoded by the coding sequence ATGAGGCAGCAACTCAAGCAGAGAGTGCTTTGGCAGGGTGTGATGATGGCCGCAGCCAGCTGGGGACTGCTCACCGGCTGTGGGGGCACAAGCCTGGAGCACGAATCCGGGCTGCCCGAGGAAACCGCCTCCCAGCAAGCCTCGTTGGCGTTGCCGTACTGCTCGACGGTCTGCACCCCTACCGTCTCCTGTGACACGGTCTGCGATCTCGGTCCTCAAGAGCCCTCCACATGCGGGGATATCGGCCGATGTGCCACCGGCGATGTGGACGGGGATGGCATCCTCTTCTCACAGGACAACTGCCCCAGGGCGTACAACCCCCTTCAGGAGGACTGTGATGGGGATGGCCGCGGCGACGCCTGCGAAAACGATCCGGGTGTGTGGGTCTACAAGGCGCCCACCCTGATGCTGTGCCACTTCGACCCAGACATGTCCATCAGCGGCATCGATGTGGAGATCTACACCGCGGATGTGTACCAAGACATCAGCTGCCTCCACCTCCCGGATCGCTATGCCAAGCGGGAAGTGTCCAGCGTGCACTGCGGCTTCCACAGCGAGGGCACCTGCAACAACCGCGTGCAGGAGCGCGTCCAGGAGCTGATGACGCAGGGGTACTACCCCATCACCAGCTCGGACCAGGACGTGTGCCCGCAGCCTCGTCTCTGA
- a CDS encoding NCS1 family nucleobase:cation symporter-1 — protein MSLTNEDLAATPPEARTWTLKHFVALWVGMAVCIPTYTMAAGLIDQGMSWGQALFCVGLGNVIVLGPMILNAHAGTRYGIPFPVFARASFGVTGANVPAVLRALVACGWFGIQTWLGGQALWQLLLAMAPGVEASLTSAGMKAAIGIHPGELLGFAVFWLVTLYFIIKGTESIKFLELYSAPFLIVVGLVLLIWAWVKADGFGPMLSQPSKLTEPGAFMAVFIPGLTAMVGFWATLSLNIPDFTRYARSQKDQMMGQALGLPGTMVLFSFIGVAVTSATPIIFGELIWDPVKLMGRVGGSLVTLLAMFSLSIATLSTNLAANVVSPANDFSNLAPGKISYRTGGIITAVIGALIFPWKLIESSGGYIFTWLIGYSALLGPIGGIMVADYFLLRRRELVVEDLYRRGGKYEYRKGVNWWAMLALAIGVAVNVPGFLAEAVPGFKDSVPPFWRSLYTYAWFAGFLLSGTLHLAFSAWVARTETSLEPERSA, from the coding sequence ATGTCGCTGACCAATGAGGATCTCGCCGCCACACCCCCGGAGGCGCGCACCTGGACCCTGAAGCACTTCGTCGCGCTCTGGGTGGGCATGGCCGTCTGCATTCCCACGTACACGATGGCCGCCGGGCTCATCGACCAAGGCATGAGCTGGGGCCAGGCGCTGTTCTGCGTGGGCCTGGGCAACGTCATCGTGCTGGGGCCCATGATCCTCAACGCCCATGCGGGCACGCGCTATGGCATCCCCTTCCCCGTGTTCGCCCGGGCCTCGTTCGGGGTGACGGGGGCCAATGTCCCCGCGGTGCTGCGCGCCCTGGTCGCGTGCGGCTGGTTTGGCATCCAGACGTGGCTGGGCGGACAGGCGCTGTGGCAGCTCCTCCTGGCCATGGCGCCGGGCGTCGAGGCGTCCCTCACCTCGGCGGGGATGAAGGCGGCCATCGGCATCCATCCAGGTGAGCTGCTCGGGTTCGCCGTGTTCTGGCTGGTCACGCTCTACTTCATCATCAAGGGCACCGAGTCCATCAAGTTCCTGGAGCTTTACTCCGCCCCCTTCCTCATCGTGGTGGGGCTCGTCCTGTTGATCTGGGCCTGGGTGAAGGCGGATGGCTTCGGGCCCATGCTCTCGCAGCCCTCGAAGCTCACCGAGCCGGGCGCGTTCATGGCCGTCTTCATCCCCGGCCTCACGGCGATGGTGGGCTTCTGGGCCACCCTCTCGCTGAACATCCCGGACTTCACCCGCTACGCACGCAGCCAGAAGGACCAGATGATGGGACAGGCGCTGGGGCTCCCGGGAACCATGGTGCTCTTCTCCTTCATTGGTGTGGCCGTGACGTCCGCCACCCCGATCATCTTCGGAGAGCTGATCTGGGATCCAGTGAAGCTCATGGGACGCGTGGGCGGCTCCCTGGTCACGCTCCTCGCCATGTTCTCGCTGTCCATTGCCACGCTCTCCACCAATCTGGCGGCCAACGTCGTCTCCCCGGCGAACGACTTCTCCAACCTGGCGCCCGGGAAGATCTCCTACCGGACGGGCGGAATCATCACCGCGGTCATCGGGGCACTCATCTTCCCGTGGAAGCTCATCGAGTCCTCTGGCGGCTACATCTTCACCTGGCTCATCGGCTACTCGGCGCTGCTGGGCCCCATCGGCGGCATCATGGTGGCGGACTACTTCCTGCTGCGCCGACGCGAGCTGGTGGTGGAGGACCTGTACCGCCGGGGAGGCAAGTATGAGTACCGCAAGGGCGTGAACTGGTGGGCCATGCTGGCGCTCGCCATCGGCGTGGCGGTGAACGTGCCGGGATTCCTCGCCGAGGCCGTGCCGGGATTCAAGGACTCAGTGCCGCCCTTCTGGCGCTCGCTCTACACCTATGCTTGGTTCGCGGGCTTCCTGCTGTCAGGGACGCTCCACCTGGCCTTCTCCGCCTGGGTTGCCCGGACTGAGACTTCGCTGGAACCGGAGCGCAGCGCATAG
- a CDS encoding amidohydrolase family protein encodes MTKACVWVGLLLLWGVPTSEAATERSSVVILGKVAGHQQVEYLPEGRVKVHFEYNDRGRGPSLDTVYQVGANGTVTSAESQGVDYLKAAVQERYTAQGTSHAWKNSAEDEQRQVSGPAFYLGLHAPPEETVLLVRAALRAPGQRLVLLPSGEVQVTAVGTHTLKGKSRSLKVRLYALSGIDLEPSYVWLDEDQRFFAGGSSWSMTLREGFENTQELLIQHQEAEQGRLAQARAKQLTTKLDRPLAITHARVFDPGTLAVEEDQTVLVAQGRITAVGPSAKLPVPPGARTLDAQGRFLMPGLWDMHAHISRGPDGPIAIAAGVTTVRDLANDEKALTGFITDIEAGRDIGPRVIKAGFMDGRSPYSGPTKVFVDDEAEARAAIDHYAAHGFEQIKVYSSIKPELVPVIASLAHAKGLRVSGHVPAFMTARQFIEAGADEIQHINFLALNFLFDKVQDTRTPARFIAVGENAAALELSSPAVRDFITLLRDRKVVVDPTVSIFDDMFHNQPGHWHEGASALLNRVPPTWQRWMRSGSGGLPDVPKRPELYRDSFLRLVEFVGLLHRSGVRIVAGTDNVSGLVLPRELELYVAAGIPPKEVLRIATLGNAEVMKRDKEFGRVLPGYTADLILIEGDPTLLMSDVRKVRHVIRGDRLYESAAVFRSVGIVP; translated from the coding sequence ATGACGAAGGCATGTGTGTGGGTGGGGCTGCTGCTGCTGTGGGGGGTTCCCACCTCGGAGGCCGCCACGGAGCGCAGCTCCGTGGTGATTCTGGGCAAGGTGGCGGGGCACCAACAGGTGGAGTACCTCCCCGAGGGGCGCGTCAAGGTCCACTTCGAGTACAACGACCGCGGACGCGGGCCCTCGCTCGACACGGTCTATCAGGTGGGTGCGAACGGCACGGTCACCTCCGCCGAGAGCCAGGGGGTCGATTACCTCAAAGCCGCCGTCCAGGAGCGCTACACCGCCCAGGGCACCTCCCACGCCTGGAAGAACTCGGCCGAGGACGAGCAACGCCAGGTTTCAGGGCCTGCCTTCTACCTGGGCCTCCACGCTCCCCCTGAAGAGACCGTCCTGCTGGTGCGGGCCGCGCTGCGGGCTCCCGGGCAGCGGCTGGTGCTTCTCCCTTCCGGCGAGGTCCAGGTCACGGCCGTCGGCACCCATACCCTCAAGGGCAAGTCCCGCAGCCTCAAGGTGCGGCTCTACGCCCTGAGCGGGATCGACCTCGAGCCCAGCTACGTGTGGCTCGACGAGGACCAGCGATTCTTCGCCGGTGGCTCGAGCTGGTCGATGACCCTCCGAGAGGGTTTCGAGAACACCCAGGAGTTGCTCATCCAGCACCAGGAGGCCGAGCAAGGCCGCCTTGCGCAAGCGCGCGCCAAGCAGCTCACCACGAAGCTCGATCGTCCACTGGCCATCACCCATGCCCGCGTCTTTGATCCGGGCACCCTCGCGGTGGAAGAGGATCAGACCGTGCTGGTGGCCCAGGGGCGCATCACCGCCGTGGGCCCCTCCGCGAAACTGCCGGTGCCTCCGGGGGCCCGCACGTTGGATGCCCAGGGCCGCTTCCTCATGCCGGGCCTCTGGGACATGCACGCGCACATCAGCCGGGGGCCCGATGGGCCCATCGCCATCGCCGCGGGCGTCACCACCGTGAGGGATCTCGCCAACGACGAGAAGGCCCTGACCGGGTTCATCACCGACATCGAGGCCGGGAGGGACATCGGGCCGCGCGTCATCAAGGCCGGCTTCATGGATGGCCGCAGCCCCTATTCCGGACCGACCAAGGTCTTCGTGGACGATGAGGCCGAGGCCCGCGCCGCCATTGACCACTACGCCGCCCACGGCTTTGAACAGATCAAGGTCTACAGCTCGATCAAGCCGGAGCTTGTGCCCGTGATTGCCTCTCTGGCCCATGCCAAGGGGCTCCGGGTCAGCGGCCACGTGCCCGCGTTCATGACCGCACGGCAATTCATCGAGGCGGGCGCCGACGAAATCCAACACATCAACTTCCTGGCGCTCAACTTCCTGTTCGACAAGGTGCAGGACACCCGCACCCCGGCCCGCTTCATCGCCGTAGGAGAGAACGCCGCCGCCTTGGAGCTGAGCTCGCCCGCCGTGCGCGACTTCATCACACTGCTGCGGGACCGGAAGGTGGTGGTGGACCCCACGGTGTCCATCTTCGATGACATGTTCCACAACCAGCCGGGCCACTGGCACGAGGGCGCCAGTGCCCTCCTGAACCGGGTGCCTCCCACCTGGCAACGCTGGATGCGCTCGGGCAGCGGGGGGCTCCCGGATGTGCCGAAGCGGCCCGAACTCTACCGCGACTCGTTCCTGCGACTCGTGGAGTTCGTGGGGCTCCTGCACCGCAGCGGCGTGCGCATCGTCGCCGGCACGGACAATGTCTCGGGCCTGGTCCTGCCACGGGAACTCGAGCTTTATGTCGCGGCAGGTATCCCCCCCAAAGAGGTGTTGCGCATCGCCACGCTGGGCAATGCCGAGGTGATGAAGCGCGACAAGGAATTCGGACGTGTGTTGCCCGGCTACACCGCCGACCTGATTCTCATCGAAGGGGACCCCACTCTGCTCATGAGCGACGTGCGCAAGGTGCGCCACGTCATCCGGGGCGACCGCCTCTATGAGAGCGCGGCCGTGTTCCGCTCCGTAGGTATTGTTCCTTAA